AAAGAAGTGTTTCCTTATATCCAGTCTAGATTGCCAGACCCTTATCAACATCTTAATAAATCATATCTCTAATCTgtgcatataatttgtcaaatcgTATGTTTCGGTATCTAAAGATATAAACAACTTGGGttacattatattttgatgatgtttggaatcatgaaaaaagtataattatcatcattttacaaagtaaACCTTTACGGTTTACTTCCGTAAACTATTTGAATTTGATATCCCGGGGGtaacccatctcaacgtccacatgtgattttttttagtcatgaaatgaattgttcataatttcatattctcagaaagtgaaataataataataataataatgataatagtagtaTAAGGATGTCTATAACGTCACGAAGTGACGTCATGAAGCCACGCCCCCTAGACCCTGACGTCACGAAGTGACGTCATGGGGCCACGCCCCATGTCCCTGACGTCACGAAGTGACGTCATACAAGCCACGCCTTCACATGACATCACGAAGTGACGTCATGTGTATGACACCATGGATGGGGAATATTGCGAAAGGGCTGGGGTAGGCATGTTTGGGCTGGTAAAAGACGAGAAAGGACATGAAAAGGATGAAACAATAGGGAAAAATAACAAggaaaaaatctataaaaaggGGGAAGGATAGCCTCGTTGTATTCATCATTCATCGTCAACCTACACGGTACTATACGAAGAAATCGACCGAGAAATCATGGCCGGAAAATACTCATCCATCTACGACACGGGGATATCGCACGAAGGTGCGAGaagagaagataaaaaagaatcaGATAAATTATATTCTGAAAAGCCATTGATAATAGACGAGGAACAAGAACCTTACATCGACCAATACCAAACGCAACAGCAAGATCTACAAAATGAATGTAGAAAAGAAGAGGTGTGGTTTCCTGGTCGAAAAATGCAGCCATCCAATTATTACCAAGCTGGAAGAGACGAGGCGGGACTTCAAGGTTGGACGACGAAACCCGAATGTGCCGGAGACGATGACGAATCGACGATATATTTTAAATGTCCAATCAGCGCAAAAGGAGGCCGTCCTAAATATCTCGTGGTCAAGACGTACCGTAAACGTGTATACGTCGATGTGAgagaatattttgagaaaaacaaAGAACTATTACCCACCAAAAAAGGGCTGACCTTATCTATTGACGAATTCAGAGCATTGTGCATGGAATGTCCGAATGTCCACAACGCACTCCAAGGAAAATGTAAGAGTTAATAAGTAAGTATACATGCAATGCAATGAATGGGGGGCGGGTTAACAATACCCGTGAACGTCAAATATACAGGGTAGTTTGCAAAGGAATATATTACTAAAAGTCAAATATACTAGACCGTTGGCTTCCAACGACTTCCGAGACCGCTCGCcttaaaacaaaaaagggttaAAGATAATGGCGGATTATAAATACACAGGGTAGTTTGCAAAGAAATATATTACTAAAAGTCAAATATACTAGACCGTTGGCTTCCAACGACTTCCGAGACCACTCGCcttaaaacaaaaaagggttaAAGATAATGGCGGATTATAAATACACAGGGTAGTTTGCAAAGAAATATATTGCTAAAAGTCAAATATACTAGACCGTTGGCTTCCAACGACTTCCGAGACCGCTCGCCTTAAAACAAAAATGCTTAAATTGCGAGCGCGTGTTCGATGTCTCCGTAATACCAGGCCATAGATACAAGCATGACTGCTCGCAGATATTTTGCAGCACTTGTAAAGATTTTGTGGACGGGTCGAACCATGAATGCTATATGAAGGTCCCCAAAAATAGTCCCTACTATGTAAAGACAGaggaagaaatagaagaagaacgtcattggaaaaagaaaaagaaaaagaataaaaataaatgtcttCGAAAGAATGTTGGGTCAAAAACGAACCAAAAACAGCAAGAAGAAAACGGCGAGGAAAATGAGGGGGAGGAAAAAGAAGATGTACCCCCTCCACAATTATACATCTTCTTTGATTTTGAATGTACACAAAACACAGGCTCCCACGTCCCCAATCTCGTCCATGCGAGCTGGGAATGTACTCATTGCATGGACGGGATAGAACCCGACGATGCTGAAGATGGGTGTGCTTATTGCAATTCCAAAGGAGAAAGGGACATTACATTTCAGGGGAAGGATACTTTAGACAATTTTTGTAGCTGGCTGTTTTCAGAGGAACATCACGGTGCAATCGCCATAGCTCATAACAGCAAAGCTTatgattcatattttcttctgaATCATCTCATTGGCAAAGGAATTATTCCCCAAGTAATCATGAATGGGGGGAAAATCATGAGCTTGCGAACACAAGATCCAAAAATAGTAATCAAAGACAGTTTGAACTTCTTCCAAATGAGTCTTGCGAAATTACCCAAGACATTTGGTATTCAAGAGCTGAAAAAGGGCTTTTtcccacatttttttaatgttgaagCCAACGAAAATTATGTAGGACCTCTTCCTGAAAGAAAGTACTACGGCGTGTCTTCCATGATGGAAAATACTCTAAAAGAATTTAACGCATGGTACGACAACATCCCTGAAGACTAtgtgtttgattttaaaaaagaaattttagaGTATTGTAAGAGTGACGTTCAAATCTTGCATGAAAGCTGTAGGATATTTAGAGgtcatttcaaaaaaattaccAAAACCAAGACAAACCCTGACGGTATCGACCCGTTTCTGCACAATCTTACTCTTCCGAGTGCATGCAATCTGCTTTTTAGAACAAATTACCTCCGACCAAATACGATAGCGCTTATTCCTCAAGATGGATACTCCACCCCAAAGGGGCATTCATTGAAGGCGGGTGAATGGTTGCATTATAAGGCACATAAATTAGGAATCGAAATAAGGCATGCTTTTAATGGAGGAGAACGTAAGGTACATGGTCGGTACGTGGACGGGTACTGTGAGGATGGGGATACCAAGCTTATCCTCGAATATCTAGGATGCTATTTCCACGGATGCAAAGTATGCTTCAAACCAGACACCGTAAACAGAcggtgtaataaaaaaatgggTGTGCTATACAATGAAACGGTACATAGAATTGACCTGTTGAAAAAGGCTGGATATACCGTTGAAACGGTATGGGAACACGAGTGGGATAGAGAGAGAATCCAACCAGACGTGTTTCCTCTCATTCAAGATCtaacagaaaatttcaaagaCCCTCTTAACCCACGTCATTCTTTTTTCGGGGGACGTACAGATGGGTGTAACCTCTTTTACCAGACAAAACCTGGTGAAAAGATTCTGTACCTCGATTTTACGAGTCTTTATCcttatataaacaaatttggCAAATACCCATTGGGACATCCGCGTATACTTCATGACAATTTCCCACCCGTTGAGGAGATATTTGGGCTGATTCAATGCGAAATTACGCCCCCTAAAAATCTCTACCACCCTGTACTGCCTTACCGATCCTCGAACAAGCTGACGTTCCCTCTCTGCGCGGCATGCGCAGACTCcctcaatcaaaataaatgtgaaCATTCGGATTGCGAAAGAACGCTGAAAGGGGTGTGGGTATCCGAGGAATTGAAGAAAGCAATCCAGATGGGCTATTATAATCTTCGCATGCGCGAGGTTTGGCACTTTGACAAATATAGTCAGTACAATACAATTCTGAAAACGGGCGGTATTTTCGCGGGATATATAGACACTTTTATGAAATTTAAGCAGGAGGCGTCGGGGTACCCCGTCGATGTAAAAACACCGGATGAGCAAAAAAAGTACGTAAAAAATTACTTCGATCACGAAGGTATTCTGCTTGATCCTAAAAATATAACCAAAAATCCAGGCCTGCGCGCCATTTCCAAACAAATTATTAATGTACTTTGGGGGAAGTTTGCGGAACGCAGTAACTTGAGACAGACCAAATTTGTGAAGACTTCGGCGGAATTACTACAGTGCTTTAATGACGATGCTATTACCGTTCATGACATTGTAGTGATGAATGAAATGGTGCAAATAAATTACACATGTAGCGAGGGGTTTGTCGACCAGAATGTAAACACCAACATCATCCTGGCAAGTTTTACTACAGCCCTAGCTAGGTTGAAATTGTACTCTGTGTTAGAAATGCTTGGTGATAGGGTATTATACCATGACACCGATAGTGTGGTGTTCAAAACCAATCCTTCTCTCGAATCCTCCGATCCTAAAACGGGCGATTATCTGGGGGAACTTACGAACGAAATCGACCCTTCAAATGAAGAATACATTGAAACCTGGCTGTGTGGTGGTCCTAAAAATTACAGTTATAAAACCAACTTAGGGAACACAGTCTGTAAGGTACGAGGTTTTACCCTAAATAACACCAACTCACTCGTCATCAACCATGATGCATTGAAAGAGCTTATAGCAGGAGACAGTATGAATTCCAAATGTACAATAAAAGAATCCAAAATAGTACGGGATGTAGAGACCAAAACCATCCATacagaagagagaaaaaaggactACAGGGTTGTTTTCACCAAAAGGGTTCGAGTGGGGGATGGTACTAGAACATTGCCATACGGGCACGAAGATATTTCTTAGGGAGCGgggtcatccccccccccaaggatTATGAGACATATTGAATGAAgaatagaaaaatatatgtacacGTAAATAAAACGAATCATAAGACGTGTAATAAGTGTTTTCGTTTCTGTTGTAAAGACGGGTTTTACCCTtctattataatgataatacttcTAATATaataatacttttaaaaaagaaGACGTGATAGCCTTCAAATATCTATTAATATGCTATTCCagaatttcaaattcattttttcatataacCTTCTTCAGAGGAGGTTGTTGTTAGTGAACGGCTTAAAATGGATAGTTTAGACATGTTCAGAATTCCACGAACCATTATGGGGCGTATTCCTCAAAATTCATGCCGTACAAACTTTTTTGCTATTGTGTTGTTTTTAATTATAGTATTTTCAAACATTCTTCTTGATGTCATGCTGATTAAGCAAACCCCCACGAATGACACGATATTGCTGTATTCGAATTCCTCTACTTCCGAGGAGAACTTTGGGAGTTCGTTCTCTATCGACTAAGAGTAGGTGACGTTGTATACgatgtatttattttaataatgtatTATATTTAAGTAGTGATGAAAGCGCATGACCGTCAGTAAACCGGCTAGGTGTCATTCTACCCACATCTCTTACAATAAGGTATTTTTACGTTGCATTCACTTACTCgtgtttcattttgttattattgtatattatttatgttttatgtaCCATGGATGTACGATTGAGACATCCGTTCACCATGTGCGTTGTCGGTCCAACGTTCTCGGGTAAAACTATGTTTGTgaaaaagttattgaaaaatattccaGCTATGCTCGACCACACCCCCGAAAGGATTGTGTGGTTTTACGGTGAATTCCAAAACGAATATATCAACATGATGAATTCTATTCCTAAtatcgaatttcatgaaaactaaCCCGAGGACTTTTATGCATTTACCGACAACGCAAAACCTACTCTGTTTATCATAGACGACTTGATGGATGTTGCGGGTGACAATAAAAAGGTTACTGCGTTATTTACGAAGGGGTGCCACCATAGAAACGTGAGCGTTATTTACATCAcccaaaatttatttcataaaggGAAAGAATCAAGGGCAATATCGCTCAATACGCAATACTATTGTTTATTTAAAAACTGTAgagataaaatgcaaataaccTGTTTAGCTAGGCAGATGTACCCTGGGCGCATTAAATACTTTCAAGAAGCCTATACCGACGCCACCAAAGAAAATTATGGTTACCTTTTCATCGATCTGAAACCTGACACCCCAGAAGACTTCCGTTTAAGAACTAATATATTTCCCGGAGAAAAACAGTTACGTCCAAAAAGTATAAAGGAACATTCCAacccaaaacattttttattatgaaaagatGTCTCGTCGCATCAAGACGCACGCGGTGCTTCTCAAGACACTCGCTCACTGCACCCCCAGACAACGAAAAGCCTTGTTAAAAACAGCTGACAAAGGACTCATCGATGCCATTTGTGAATGCATCGTCAACGTGATCAACGGTAACGTCAGGCTATCACCAGCTCATAAACGCTCCCTCGCAAAACATAAACATAAGCTGAGAAAGCTCTCCGATCGTCGTACTTCACTCAAAGAACGAAAGAGACTGTTGAATCAACGTGGAGGTTTCATACTACCAATGTTAATGAGACTCGTTGTGCCTGCTGTGGGAGCCCTTGCCAGTGCTTTCTCTGGGAACAACCAATAATCATGGAACATGCCCGTAAAATGGTGCTCGTCCCTCCAAACATGCTACAATCTCTGCAGACGGGTCCATCTTCCTCAACGCAGCACCAGTTAGACGATCTCGACGAGAAAATGCGTATGATACTGGAAAGGAAGGATTTGAATGTGCACGATAAAGCAAACATGTactctcagtatttacaaacATTTCTCAAAGCATCCGATAACTTAAAGCAACCGTTACCCATCGAGATCCGTGGTGTCGAACCAGCAAAGAATGAGATGGAAACAATCACTAAACCCACGAGCTATGATCCTGACCACGTGACCGATCCGGTTGAACTTGATATTATCCAACACATTCCCAAATCCTTTGCTAACCGTGCTCACCAATTACTCCAAAAATTAAAGGACAATCCAAGTGTACAATGGACATCAACCGGACAGCTCGTTATTCATGGGAAACCTTTGCGAGGGAGTAATATTTGCGATTTAATGTATGACATCTTCCGAGAGCGGAAAAGTTACACCCCCAGTGGTAGCGAACAATTTATGCGTCTACTGGCAGAAATGAATATCCCCGAGACATTTCTTACCAACCCTAAAAGAAGACACGATCTACAACAATGGAAACGAGCAGATTTCTTCGACAGAGGAGAGATAGGGGATGATTATCCGGTAATGAAAGATGAAAAGGTAACCAAACCCGAACGTAGAAAAAGGACAAAAACGAAGCCTACATCCCCCAAATGGGTTCATTTTTAATGAGCGAGGAAACTGTTTCAGTCACCAGCGCTAGGATATCGTtcttatttattgtaaaaacgtTTAACACGTTCCTTTTGCAATGCATGATGTTGTTCTAATGTAAAATACATTTACGGGTTTTAGTTTTAAATAATGGCTATGAATGGACAAACGGGTATACGAGTAAACGGGTAAATAGGTAAACGGGTAAATGGGTAAATGGGTAAACGAGCACATGGGCGAACGGGtattaatttatatatacatataaatatatacatgtatacaaatgtatttgatatggtTATTTCACCCAAGACATATATAGGGTGTATGTTTTATGATAGCACCTGCTTATATTAATTATTGACGTGATCATTGTATAGAAAACCTATTTGGATAGTTTTGATTTAACCGATTTGTAATATTACTCTTTTAATAACTCATATACGATCTTTGTAACGTAGCTGTAAATCACATGTAAATACTTTTGAACGATCACTAGTACGATTACCGTACCgaataatgtaaatataaataatataatgtaTGATTGTATGTCttgtcataaatatttttttgaaaatgtcatatGATAAAGAGATAAGTAGACAAGtagacacacacaaaaaacccATACGTACACATGAGCTATACCATTGATTGTAAATCTTTATTCATGATTAAACACCATCGTACATTGTAAAATTATTTCgaagtgtttctttctttcatggTTATACATTGCATATGATAAAGGAataagatggagagagagagagagagagagagagagagagataaagagaataATTTATGagatataaaaatgtaaaaatggattgaaagagagagagagagagagagagagagagagagagagagagggagagagagaataaaCGAGAAAGCAAGTATGAAGGGAGGAAGGACAATGCATCTTCCAATAATTACCTTAAATCTAGCTTAACCCGAAACCTAATTCCAATCACTACCCAGCCCCATCCCataaattatcattaaaatatgaaatgtatagaATCCTGGGTTTACAATAGAATTATATaatgagaaaggaagaaagagagagggaggtaGAGAAAAAGCGGGAACGGAGGAGATGGGGTAATAAAAATGGTACTATAGCTTTCAGTAATAACCCAATCCCTATTTGGAAACCTTATTCCAATCTTGAACACCCAACCCTGAAAAGGAGATTAAGATTTAAACCTCACGTTCTTCAAAACTGCTGGCAATTTGCAAAAGGGTGAGTTTAAGATCATGGGTAGGAAATGACGAATTATAATTGGTATTGAACCATTCATTCACCTTCCTATCGTTATTATTGAAATCATGGCCAAAAACATTCACAATATCTCTTAATCTCCTTCCTCCCAATCGTTTCATCAGATAATAGATGCAATATTGTCCACACACTGTAGAAAACGAGCCTTGCAGTCTTTTATTATTAAAGTCCCAATAGTTGATATTTTCATTCAAGTATTCATGAAACTCCTCGCTGTAGAAAGATGGTGAGTTTCCAAAAGAATCAAAGAATTCTCCCCTGCTTCCGTCATAATAGAATGCGAGCCAGTGGGATCCTGGTTTGTCGCTCGTGTCCGTGTTGAAAACATAGCAGTGCTTGGTGTTTGTGAACGTACGTGGTATCTCATCCAAAGCAAATACCCCCTTAAAGTAGTCCTTGGTCACGGGATGTCTTTTGAGCACGTGGTCAATTTGCAACGTATTCATGGTTTTCATGCAAAGGTATGCAGTACAGGCATCTTTCACGGTTTGAAATCGTAGATGACATTTCTACTTCTATCAATCTGGATAAGCCCCTGTGATTCAGAGTATACGATACAATTCAGGGTGTTGGGTAAAGCGACATCAAATCCTGCTTCGAGACGTACGTTCCCTTCTTTGACAAGATTGAGATGACAACCATCGCTTAAGTCGGGGGTGAGATCGAATGCGTAAAGTGTGTATCCTCGGGCATATTCTTCCCTATTTATAGCTATTCCACGGTCTGAAAATAGACGACTGGTTCCCATAAACAGCGTATTGTAAGCTTCTATATAATTTTGGCTCCCTCCGTCTTCGAAACAAGGCCTGAGAGGCCGCATGGGAAGAGGTTCTCCATCCACTGTGATTGAAATGTAATTCAAATTATAATGCTTAAAATTGTAAGGGTTTTTTCGGTAGCTCCCGTTGTAAGCGTCATTATCCACGAATCCGACGATGATACGATTGGGAATCTGACCCAGGAAAAGGTTATCTTTGTTAACGGACATATTCCCTGCAGGTATCGTAAAAGATTTCACGTCTACTTTGTTTATTGGATACTTGGCAGGGGTATTTTCCAGGCCTTTTGCGTGCGATAGCATGACGGATGGGTTGACTTTCACCTTCCTGACGTAGAGGGAAGCCTTCTGAATCATAATCTTGTACTTGGACGTTGCGTGCGACGTGAGCAGGCAAAAGGCATCTTTGTTTCGGTTAAGTTTGATTTTAACGTCCACGCCTGGGAGCATGAGCCTTTCTTGGAAGAAAATATCTCCGTACAAGGGTCCCAATAATGATACGACTTTACTCCCACTCGTGAATTCCTGTCTCTTTTTCAAACCCTTGTTTACATCAGCCTCATCGAGGAGGGGGTTTACCACGTCCAAATATCCGGCCTTGTCCTTGTAGAATAATTGCTGGGTCAGCTGGGATGTCATTGAATCGTGCCCATAATTGGTCAGCACGTCTATATATGCTCTATACGCATTTGTATTTGATGGCTGAGACACTAGAGTTTCATTCAGTTTGACATCTATCTGGCTAAAAAGTGAAGGAAACAGTAGATTTACGGGTCCAACTGGTGCATCATCCGCGAGGGCTGTGTTGTCTGGGTTGACAATTTTCACCAGTGCATGAAGCATGGTTTGTGATAGATCTATATATTCTTCCGCAGTTCCGGCCACGTTAAATTCAATAGGGCCGGAATCTGTAATGTTGCTTACTGGATGATATTCCACCCAGGGACCTTTTACAATGCTCATCTGTGTGAAGGGGACTGAAAATAAGTCTAATTCGGACTTGCAACAGATATCGCTTTTTTCATGAAGAAGAGCCATGATGAGGTGCAATCGTGAAGTGACGAAGTAGTGTTTAATCAAAAATATCCAGGCGACGTCTTTTCATGCGGGGCTTCTCGGATCGAATGACACGTTTTCTTCCTCGCGGTTTTCTTTTAACTATAATTGTTCGTCCAGCTCCTGcctgtgttttcttttttacaccCTCCAGGGCTTTCCTAGCCAGCCTTTTCCCTGCCTGAGAAACATTTCTTTTAGCGACCGTTTTAAGGGGTTGGCCGCTCATAGTATCTTGTACTATGTTCAGCCCTGTATTTAACACTTCCTTTCCCAAAGCTGTGGCTCCCCTTTTTAGGAGTGGTGTAGCTGTGCGGAATAGGCCTCTCACAAGACTTCCAAGCCCATGACCTCGCTGCATCACTGCACCTCTGAAAACAGGAATACCCATTCCTCGCTGTCCTGCATACCGGGGAGTACTATGAAAAATTCTATTAAAATTATCCATGCGTACCATGATAGTTATTAATAATTTCCAGTTAGGGTAAACTCGACGAGCGCTCTCTGAAATGAAGCTTACAGATTACCTTTCCTCGTTCGAATGGTACAATCTTTCCTGTTTCAGTGGTTATTATAATCTCAAtagtttcaaaattatgaatCTTGAGGGGGACGTAATGAGGTGATGTATAATGATTGACAATATTCTCGCGTCGTTTCGAGGGCAACACAGCGACGGTTCTGAGGAGCGGCACGGCTGCATCTCCCACATGCTGGGATTGCACGATGTCCGAATAAACATAGAAAGTATGATAATGCATGTGTACATCAACTGGAAGAGGGCTTTCTGTCGTTTCCGTGAGGTGACATTCCCCGTCAAATCCCAGCACTCTTGCGAGATAGCAGGATAAGTGAATCTTCAACTGTTTTCTTATTTCTATGTAACACCGGCGAGATCTGTTTTTGAAGTAGAATCCAGTGTTTTCTCGGAGCTCGGAAGGTAAGATGGAGTTGATGGCTTCGCATAGATCATCCCCTGAACTGTAGTATCCTGTCGGCACTTTTATCATATACCTTAAAACGAAATTAGGGTTGGATGTTCCATCCGAGGTGTAGAATTTTATCCAGTTTTCATCGGCTGTCAAATTATGCCACGtactttgaaattgaatttctgTGAGGGCAACTTCGAAGTCTTCGCCCAGTGTAAGCGGTCTGTGTAATTTCGTGGTAAAGTGACACGTTTTGTTGTCGGGAAAATAACTCATGGAACTGTTACTCGGCAATGTGACGTAAAATTGCGAACCCATGATGCACTACCTAACATTCCCTTCTCATGGGGGCGAaatgataattttgttttcaaatctcTCGT
The genomic region above belongs to Lytechinus pictus isolate F3 Inbred chromosome 12, Lp3.0, whole genome shotgun sequence and contains:
- the LOC129277225 gene encoding uncharacterized protein F54H12.2-like encodes the protein MLHALVKIVNPDNTALADDAPVGPVNLLFPSLFSQIDVKLNETLVSQPSNTNAYRAYIDVLTNYGHDSMTSQLTQQLFYKDKAGYLDVVNPLLDEADVNKGLKKRQEFTSGSKVVSLLGPLYGDIFFQERLMLPGVDVKIKLNRNKDAFCLLTSHATSKYKIMIQKASLYVRKVKVNPSVMLSHAKGLENTPAKYPINKVDVKSFTIPAGNMSVNKDNLFLGQIPNRIIVGFVDNDAYNGSYRKNPYNFKHYNLNYISITVDGEPLPMRPLRPCFEDGGSQNYIEAYNTLFMGTSRLFSDRGIAINREEYARGYTLYAFDLTPDLSDGCHLNLVKEGNVRLEAGFDVALPNTLNCIVYSESQGLIQIDRSRNVIYDFKP